Proteins from one Salifodinibacter halophilus genomic window:
- a CDS encoding gamma-glutamyl-phosphate reductase → AALDGAERAALIAAMADQLDAQREAILAANAEDVARGEAGGLSAAMLDRLRLDPPRLAAIAAALREVAAQADPLDGVT, encoded by the coding sequence GCCGCGCTCGACGGCGCCGAACGCGCCGCGCTGATCGCAGCCATGGCCGACCAACTCGACGCGCAACGCGAAGCCATCCTCGCCGCCAACGCCGAGGACGTCGCCCGCGGCGAAGCCGGCGGCCTCAGCGCCGCCATGCTCGACCGCTTGCGCTTGGACCCGCCGCGTCTGGCCGCCATTGCCGCCGCCCTGCGCGAAGTGGCCGCGCAGGCCGACCCGCTCGACGGCGTCAC